The following coding sequences lie in one Peribacillus frigoritolerans genomic window:
- a CDS encoding TPM domain-containing protein, translated as MKRLAVFALFFILTFGLANVAAAQPNIPEPVGDIYVQDFAGVLDDQEKSELIELGKRLDDATKAQISVLTVDSMEESEIEEYSVEAFRSFKLGDAELNNGVLIVLAMEEQKIHIEVGYGLEGAITDIRSGQILDDVAIPAVKEGKYDVALTETYKAVYNDVTKEYDLGDEFYQDLTVQPESETFQPSGLQIFLIIIVVIIVFILDAKFFKGFFLQTLINILLIFISRGGGGGGRGGGSGGPRGGGGGSSGGGGASRGW; from the coding sequence ATGAAAAGACTCGCTGTGTTTGCGCTATTCTTCATTCTCACGTTCGGTTTAGCAAACGTAGCCGCAGCACAACCTAACATCCCTGAACCAGTTGGGGATATATATGTTCAGGACTTTGCTGGAGTCCTGGATGATCAGGAAAAATCCGAACTCATCGAACTTGGGAAACGATTGGATGATGCCACAAAAGCACAAATTTCCGTTTTGACGGTTGATTCGATGGAAGAATCCGAAATCGAGGAGTACTCGGTCGAGGCATTTAGATCATTCAAGCTTGGTGATGCCGAGTTGAACAATGGAGTCCTCATTGTGCTTGCCATGGAAGAACAGAAAATCCACATTGAAGTGGGGTACGGTTTGGAAGGGGCCATTACCGATATAAGATCTGGACAGATTTTGGATGATGTGGCTATCCCTGCGGTGAAAGAGGGTAAATATGATGTTGCCCTGACGGAGACCTATAAGGCTGTATATAACGACGTCACGAAAGAATACGACCTAGGTGACGAGTTTTATCAAGATCTCACCGTTCAGCCCGAGTCAGAAACCTTTCAGCCATCAGGTTTACAGATTTTCCTCATTATCATCGTAGTCATCATCGTATTCATCCTCGATGCCAAGTTCTTTAAAGGATTTTTCCTTCAAACGCTAATCAATATCCTTTTGATATTCATTAGTCGCGGAGGTGGTGGTGGCGGCCGTGGAGGCGGAAGCGGCGGTCCACGGGGCGGCGGCGGAGGAAGTTCCGGTGGCGGAGGTGCCAGCAGAGG
- a CDS encoding LemA family protein translates to MMKKGWIIGIVVVVLLVIYGASSYNGLVSASEDVDNKWSQVDNQLKRRADLIPNLVETVKGYASHETEAIKAVSDARSKLAGANSTEEAIDADQELSGALSRLLVVVENYPDLKANENFKGLMDSLEGTENRLTVARKDYNDEVTNYNKMIKRFPKNMMAGAFGFDAKPYFEVTDQEKETPKVDFGSDK, encoded by the coding sequence TTGATGAAAAAAGGTTGGATAATAGGAATAGTCGTTGTCGTTTTACTTGTCATTTATGGGGCATCTTCATATAACGGCCTTGTAAGTGCAAGTGAAGACGTCGACAATAAATGGTCGCAGGTGGATAATCAATTAAAACGAAGAGCGGATTTGATTCCAAATCTTGTCGAAACGGTGAAGGGTTATGCTTCGCATGAAACGGAAGCCATTAAAGCGGTGAGTGATGCACGCTCGAAGCTGGCCGGTGCCAATTCGACTGAAGAAGCGATTGATGCCGATCAAGAATTGAGTGGGGCCTTGAGCCGACTTTTGGTGGTTGTCGAAAACTATCCGGATTTAAAGGCCAATGAGAACTTTAAGGGTCTCATGGATAGTTTGGAAGGAACGGAAAATCGGCTGACGGTAGCACGAAAAGACTATAATGATGAAGTTACCAACTATAATAAAATGATTAAACGCTTTCCGAAGAATATGATGGCAGGAGCGTTCGGGTTCGATGCCAAACCATATTTTGAAGTGACCGATCAAGAAAAAGAAACGCCAAAGGTTGATTTCGGGAGCGATAAATAA